Proteins from a genomic interval of Gluconacetobacter diazotrophicus PA1 5:
- the hpnA gene encoding hopanoid-associated sugar epimerase: MTAPTLVTGATGFVGSAVARTLLQRGHSLRLMARKGADLTNIRDLPAELVEGDLSAPATFADAVRGCRYVFHVAADYRLWVPDPAPMMTANVEGTRRLMLAAQDAGVERIVYCSSVAALGLIGDGTVSDEDTPVHEHAVIGIYKRSKYRAEQEVLRLVRERGLPAVIVNPSTPVGPRDIKPTPTGQMILDCAAGRMPAYVDTGVNIVHVDDVAEGHVLALERGRAGEKYILGGQNFLLRDLFAMTADIAGVRPPRVSLPQSVIWPVAVVSEWLSRGFGIAPRVTREMLAMSHKKMFFSSAKAERELGYAPRPARDAVADAVAWFRQNGMLG; the protein is encoded by the coding sequence ATGACTGCCCCCACGCTTGTTACCGGCGCGACCGGTTTTGTCGGTTCGGCCGTTGCCCGTACGCTTCTCCAGCGGGGGCATTCGCTGCGCCTGATGGCGCGCAAGGGGGCGGACCTGACCAATATCCGCGACCTGCCGGCGGAACTGGTCGAAGGCGACCTGTCCGCGCCCGCCACCTTCGCCGACGCGGTGCGGGGGTGTCGCTACGTCTTCCATGTCGCCGCCGACTATCGGCTGTGGGTGCCCGACCCCGCGCCCATGATGACCGCGAATGTCGAGGGAACGCGCCGCCTGATGCTGGCGGCGCAGGACGCGGGGGTGGAACGGATCGTCTATTGCTCGTCGGTCGCGGCGCTGGGGCTGATCGGCGACGGCACCGTGTCGGACGAGGACACGCCGGTTCACGAGCACGCGGTGATCGGGATCTACAAGCGGTCCAAATACCGGGCGGAGCAGGAGGTCCTGCGCCTGGTCCGCGAACGCGGCCTGCCGGCGGTGATCGTCAACCCGTCCACCCCCGTGGGCCCGCGCGACATCAAGCCGACGCCGACGGGCCAGATGATCCTGGATTGCGCGGCGGGGCGCATGCCGGCCTATGTCGATACCGGGGTGAACATCGTCCATGTCGACGACGTGGCCGAGGGCCACGTCCTGGCGCTGGAACGCGGCCGGGCGGGTGAGAAATACATCCTGGGCGGCCAGAATTTCCTGCTGCGCGACCTGTTCGCCATGACGGCGGACATCGCGGGCGTGCGGCCGCCGCGCGTCAGCCTGCCGCAATCGGTGATCTGGCCGGTGGCGGTGGTGTCGGAATGGCTGTCGCGCGGCTTCGGCATCGCCCCGCGCGTCACGCGCGAGATGCTGGCCATGTCGCACAAGAAGATGTTCTTTTCCTCGGCCAAGGCCGAACGGGAGCTGGGCTATGCCCCGCGCCCGGCGCGCGACGCGGTGGCGGATGCCGTGGCCTGGTTCCGCCAGAACGGCATGCTGGGCTAG
- a CDS encoding lysylphosphatidylglycerol synthase domain-containing protein, producing the protein MKKLTILLAFLGLALITGCTAWLGAGSVLKAILSIGIVGFGATVLAQLAVDAVLGLAWHAACREIGLVHLTAARMVRDAAATCLPFSQLGGILVGIRATGAPPSPRTGGRAIEWPEAASANIVDLTTEVIGQVVFVLIAVVFLVAHQQSSPFAKPVIIGTVLLAMGIGGFIWTQQHGGTILKRLASGLSRNIATQWHSAMLSSADTLQQNLDAVWSHPGRIAEAAATHLIAWIGSAGAVWVAYYFLGAHLSLGDAIAIEGVACGIMSASFLVPAGLGVQEAAYIALGSAFGIDPSISLGLSLLRRGRDLAIGIPVLLLWQASEMRVLRRQRKALGPATALAQTKALAQDPDGGAYAASERSR; encoded by the coding sequence TTGAAAAAACTTACGATCCTGCTGGCCTTCCTGGGACTTGCCCTGATCACCGGTTGCACCGCCTGGCTGGGCGCGGGTTCGGTCCTGAAGGCGATCCTGTCGATCGGCATCGTCGGATTCGGCGCCACCGTACTGGCGCAGCTTGCGGTGGACGCAGTACTGGGTCTTGCCTGGCACGCGGCTTGCCGCGAGATCGGGCTGGTCCACCTGACGGCCGCGCGCATGGTGCGCGACGCGGCGGCGACGTGCCTGCCGTTCTCGCAACTGGGGGGCATCCTGGTCGGCATCCGCGCGACCGGCGCCCCGCCGTCGCCCCGGACCGGCGGCCGCGCCATCGAATGGCCGGAAGCCGCCAGCGCCAATATCGTCGACCTGACGACCGAGGTCATCGGCCAGGTCGTGTTCGTGCTGATCGCGGTGGTGTTCCTGGTCGCGCACCAGCAATCCAGCCCGTTCGCCAAGCCCGTCATCATCGGGACCGTGCTGCTGGCCATGGGAATCGGCGGGTTCATCTGGACCCAGCAGCATGGCGGCACCATCCTGAAGCGCCTGGCCAGCGGGCTGAGCCGCAACATCGCCACGCAATGGCACAGCGCGATGCTGAGCAGCGCCGACACCCTGCAGCAGAACCTGGACGCGGTCTGGTCCCATCCCGGCCGCATCGCCGAAGCCGCGGCGACGCACCTGATCGCCTGGATCGGCAGCGCGGGCGCGGTCTGGGTCGCCTATTATTTCCTCGGCGCGCACCTCAGCCTGGGCGACGCCATCGCGATCGAGGGCGTGGCCTGCGGCATCATGTCGGCCTCCTTCCTGGTGCCGGCGGGGCTGGGGGTGCAGGAAGCGGCCTATATAGCCCTGGGGTCGGCCTTCGGCATCGACCCGTCGATCTCGCTGGGCCTGTCGCTGCTGCGCCGGGGGCGCGACCTGGCGATCGGCATTCCCGTGCTGCTGCTGTGGCAGGCATCGGAAATGCGGGTGCTGCGCCGGCAGCGCAAGGCGCTGGGACCGGCCACGGCGCTGGCCCAGACCAAGGCATTGGCCCAGGACCCGGACGGCGGTGCCTATGCCGCGTCCGAACGGTCGCGCTGA